In Helicobacter pylori Shi112, the genomic window TTTGAGTGCAGAAATCTGCTCCCTTAAAGAGACCAAATCTTGCCTTTCTCTCAATTGCAAATTAGGCGCATCAATCGTAGTCTTTTTTAAATTTTTCACACTGAGGTTAGTGAGATATTCTAAAGTCAAGCGGTTTTGCTCCAAAGCAAATTGCATGTCTAAAATATCGTATTCGCTCAAATTCCCTTGCGCTTTTAAGCTTTGCAAATCGTCAATCGTGGTTAGCCCTTTGTCATAGAGTTTGGTAACCCTTTTAATGTCTGTTTTGATTTGCTCTAATTTCTTTTGTAAAGCGATCATGCGAGCGAGGTTGTTAAAATACTCATAATATTGTTGCACCACTTGCAAATACACGCTCTGGCGGCTATACTCTAAATTAGCCACAGTGGATCGGTAAGTCGCAGACTTTTCTTTGACATTATTCACATCGCTAAAACCATTAAACACATTCAATTTGACTTCAGCCTGGAGTTGTTGCGTGTTGTAGCGTTTGAAGTGCGGAGTATCCCTATTTTCATTTTTAAAGTTATAGTTCATATTAAGAGTGGGCAAAAACATCGCTTTGGAGATGGTGTGGTTTTTCATCGCTTGCTTGACACTGAGTTCTTGCGCTTGCAAACTGAGATTAGTGGTAGCCCCCTTTAGCAATTCATAAAGCCCCAAAGCGGCTTTATCGCTTTTTTCATGGTATTTAGCAATCTCTTGATTGATAGTGGTCGCTGTTTCTTTAGACGAGGGCAAAAAACTCGGTGTTGCTTCTAAAGAACTTGTCGGCGGATCAATGAGTTTTAAATTCTTATGGCTGTAATTGTTAAGGATTTGCTTGATTTCATCTGGGGTTTTAGAGGGGGTTTGGGCTAGAGTTAAAGCTGCACACAAGCCCCATAAACTAACATATCTTATAATAGTTTTCATCAATCCCCCCTATCGCCTGGTTTTAGCATGCACTAATTGCACTAAATATTTTGCGTTTTCTCTGGGTAAATCCGGTAGCATCCCATGCCCTAAATTAAAAATATGCCCTTGATTGCCCATGACTTTTAGAATCCTTTCAACCCCTTCTTCTAAAGCGTTTTTATCATAAAGGCGGGTGGGTTCTAAATTCCCTTGCAAAACATACTTATCGCCTAAAATCTTTTTTGCCACCTCTAAAGGCGTGCCCCAATCCACGCCAAACACATCAAATTCCCCGTCTATGCTATCCAAATAAGCGCCAATCCCTTTAGGGAAAAGGATAACCGGGATATGCACATAGCGTTTTTTAAGCTCTTTAGAGATTTTTTTCAAATAATCCCAACTGAATTTCAAATACGCTTCTTTTTCTAAAGCGCTAGCCCATGAGTCAAAGATCATCACCGCATTGACCCCTGCTTGGATTTGAAGGCTCAAATACTCTATCAATTCAAGGCTTAATTTTTCTAAAAGCGCTTTTAAAACTTCAGGCTCGCTATAGAGCATTTTCTTGCTTTTAGCATACGATTTGCTCCCTTCGCCTTCTATCATGTAAGTCGCTAAAGTCCAAGGCGATCCGCAAAAACCGATTAACGCTTTCTCTTTAGAAAGCTTTTGGCGCGTTTGAGAAATCGTATCATAGACATAGTTTAGTTGTTTGTAAGCCCCTATTTTTAGGCTTTCCACGCTTTTTAAATCCGTAATAGTCTCTAAAAAATGCGGCCCCTTTTTGGGGATAAACTCCAAATTCAAGCCCATTTCCAAAGGCACTACTAAAATATCGCTAAACAAAATAGCCGCATCCACGCCTAAAATCTCTACTGGCTGTAGGGTAACTTCTGTGGCTAAATCGCTATTTTTACACAATCCCAAGAAGCTACCCGCTTTTTGGCGGCTCTCTTGGTATTCGCTAAGGTAACGCCCCGCTTGTCTCATCATCCAAATGGGCGTATAGGGTGTTTCCTTTCTAAAACATGCATCAATGAAAATCATTATAAATCCTTAAAGGTTTGTCTGATTATGGTTTTTATACTCTATAATTGATTTCAAAATGAATATTTTACCCTAA contains:
- the hemE gene encoding uroporphyrinogen decarboxylase, whose translation is MIFIDACFRKETPYTPIWMMRQAGRYLSEYQESRQKAGSFLGLCKNSDLATEVTLQPVEILGVDAAILFSDILVVPLEMGLNLEFIPKKGPHFLETITDLKSVESLKIGAYKQLNYVYDTISQTRQKLSKEKALIGFCGSPWTLATYMIEGEGSKSYAKSKKMLYSEPEVLKALLEKLSLELIEYLSLQIQAGVNAVMIFDSWASALEKEAYLKFSWDYLKKISKELKKRYVHIPVILFPKGIGAYLDSIDGEFDVFGVDWGTPLEVAKKILGDKYVLQGNLEPTRLYDKNALEEGVERILKVMGNQGHIFNLGHGMLPDLPRENAKYLVQLVHAKTRR
- the hefA gene encoding efflux RND transporter outer membrane subunit HefA, whose amino-acid sequence is MKTIIRYVSLWGLCAALTLAQTPSKTPDEIKQILNNYSHKNLKLIDPPTSSLEATPSFLPSSKETATTINQEIAKYHEKSDKAALGLYELLKGATTNLSLQAQELSVKQAMKNHTISKAMFLPTLNMNYNFKNENRDTPHFKRYNTQQLQAEVKLNVFNGFSDVNNVKEKSATYRSTVANLEYSRQSVYLQVVQQYYEYFNNLARMIALQKKLEQIKTDIKRVTKLYDKGLTTIDDLQSLKAQGNLSEYDILDMQFALEQNRLTLEYLTNLSVKNLKKTTIDAPNLQLRERQDLVSLREQISALKYQNKQLNYYPTVDVYDSWLYWIQKPAYALGSFGNFFPGQQNTAGVTASMKFFDDIGLSLQKQSIMLGRLANEKNLAYKKLEQEKDEQLYRKSLDIARAKIESSKASLDAANLSFANIKRKYDANLVDFTTYLRGLTTRFDAEVAYNLALNNYEVQKANYIFNSGHKIDDYVH